Proteins from a single region of Deltaproteobacteria bacterium:
- the aprB gene encoding adenylyl-sulfate reductase subunit beta, with protein MPSFVILEKCDGCKGQDKTACMYICPQDLMVLDKEKMKAYNQDPSMCWECYNCIKICPQQAMDVRGYADFTPMGASVVPLRGSDSIMWTVKFRNGTIKRFKFPIRTTPEGTAEPLGGFDAGPATLGDQLLMTEPVSLRLDKLPAL; from the coding sequence ATGCCGAGCTTTGTCATTTTGGAAAAATGCGACGGTTGCAAGGGTCAGGATAAGACCGCCTGCATGTACATTTGCCCGCAGGACCTGATGGTCCTGGATAAAGAAAAGATGAAAGCCTACAACCAGGATCCGTCCATGTGCTGGGAATGCTACAACTGCATTAAGATTTGCCCTCAGCAGGCAATGGACGTACGTGGTTATGCCGACTTTACGCCAATGGGCGCCAGCGTGGTTCCTCTGCGCGGTTCCGATTCCATTATGTGGACGGTGAAATTCCGCAACGGCACGATCAAGCGGTTCAAGTTCCCCATCCGTACCACGCCTGAAGGAACGGCTGAGCCTCTTGGCGGATTCGATGCAGGACCGGCGACGCTGGGCGATCAGTTGCTTATGACCGAACCGGTATCTCTGAGACTTGACAAATTGCCCGCGCTGTAA